From a region of the Brevibacterium siliguriense genome:
- a CDS encoding IclR family transcriptional regulator — MEHNQRPEVPKAGRTVTHKVLSLLTTFEEPRRSFTLTELAEAAQIPLSTAHRLVNELVEWEFLSRTPQGRYQLGLRLWEMGQNVGRQLRETARPFIQDLYSFTGETSQLAIRDGREVLYIDRVYGTERVPRASRVGGRLPMHSTAVGKVLLAFEEDWLSEAYLRQPLDQVAPRTVTNPGLLAEQLEQIRTEGFSVTNEEQRPGACSIAVPVFHTGRIGSSIGLVVASEKAGTLTRHLAALKGISERIEAATARIPLETLLGSHR, encoded by the coding sequence ATGGAGCACAATCAGCGTCCGGAGGTGCCGAAAGCCGGCCGCACCGTCACTCACAAGGTCCTCAGTCTGCTGACGACCTTCGAGGAGCCGCGGCGCAGCTTCACACTCACCGAACTGGCCGAGGCGGCCCAGATTCCCCTGAGCACCGCGCACCGTCTGGTCAACGAACTCGTCGAGTGGGAGTTTCTCTCTCGCACTCCGCAGGGGCGATATCAGCTGGGACTGCGGCTGTGGGAGATGGGGCAGAACGTCGGCCGGCAACTGCGCGAGACGGCCCGACCCTTCATCCAGGATCTCTATTCGTTCACGGGCGAGACCTCCCAGCTCGCGATCCGCGATGGCCGTGAAGTGCTCTATATCGACCGAGTCTACGGAACGGAGCGGGTCCCGCGAGCATCACGGGTCGGCGGGCGCCTGCCGATGCACTCCACTGCCGTCGGGAAGGTGCTGCTCGCCTTTGAGGAAGACTGGCTCTCCGAGGCCTACCTGCGGCAGCCGCTCGACCAGGTCGCGCCGCGGACCGTGACGAATCCCGGGCTGCTTGCCGAGCAGCTCGAGCAGATTCGGACCGAGGGATTCTCTGTGACGAATGAGGAGCAGCGGCCAGGTGCATGTTCAATCGCAGTCCCTGTCTTCCATACCGGTCGAATCGGTTCGAGCATCGGCCTCGTCGTCGCATCCGAGAAAGCTGGTACATTGACTCGGCATCTGGCGGCGCTCAAGGGAATCAGCGAGCGGATCGAGGCGGCAACCGCGAGAATTCCTCTCGAGACGCTGCTGGGCTCACACCGCTGA
- a CDS encoding RraA family protein encodes MVAKMHVAVIGLGEAGALYAEGLVGLGWEVTGFDPADVPTPRGVARAETPEALVATADAVMCVVGGRAAVPAAESVAGFLPEDAIFIDMNSAAAAVKNEVGETVGANRYADVAVVGSVPEHGAATPLVISGEASAHAAKVFSRLGAPVEDIGGEPGDAAKRKLLRSTFMKGLGALIVETLHAGEAMGAREWVLEQVSAEHSGGVEAVERLFSGTIKHAVRRGHEAREAAEMIDSLGAQSTMSRAAARSHQLIAAASMMPTNEILAAYSSVPAANIGDARERMGLVDGGIKALSPGVKAVGRAKTVVVPAGDNLVLRQALEEVEPGDFIMVNGQGHTDRALLGELMAERARKRGAVGIVADGALRDVRDLEEMGFPAWARAVNPAGPYKNGPGQIDVPVAIGRVVVEPGDLVVADDDGIVVVPWAEAAETLGLAQAVQNDEASRRQKIIGGDLT; translated from the coding sequence ATGGTTGCGAAGATGCATGTAGCGGTAATTGGATTGGGTGAGGCGGGGGCTCTCTACGCTGAAGGCCTTGTGGGCCTCGGGTGGGAGGTGACCGGCTTCGACCCAGCGGACGTCCCGACTCCGCGCGGTGTCGCACGAGCGGAGACTCCTGAAGCGCTCGTGGCGACCGCTGATGCGGTGATGTGTGTGGTCGGCGGGCGGGCCGCTGTGCCCGCAGCGGAATCTGTTGCGGGCTTCCTGCCGGAGGACGCGATCTTCATCGACATGAACTCAGCCGCTGCCGCCGTCAAAAACGAAGTCGGCGAGACTGTCGGAGCTAACCGCTATGCAGACGTAGCGGTAGTCGGCTCAGTTCCTGAACACGGAGCAGCGACCCCTCTGGTCATCAGCGGTGAGGCTTCGGCGCATGCGGCGAAGGTATTTTCTCGACTCGGCGCGCCCGTGGAAGACATCGGTGGTGAGCCAGGCGACGCGGCCAAACGCAAACTGCTTCGCAGCACTTTCATGAAAGGTCTCGGCGCACTGATCGTCGAAACCCTGCACGCCGGTGAAGCCATGGGCGCCCGGGAGTGGGTGCTCGAGCAAGTCTCGGCTGAGCACTCGGGCGGAGTCGAAGCAGTCGAACGGCTCTTCTCGGGAACCATCAAACACGCAGTCCGCCGCGGTCACGAAGCTAGGGAAGCGGCGGAAATGATCGACTCTCTCGGTGCGCAGTCGACGATGTCTCGCGCTGCCGCCCGTTCCCACCAGCTCATCGCCGCCGCGTCCATGATGCCGACGAACGAGATCCTGGCTGCCTACTCGTCAGTGCCGGCCGCCAACATCGGCGATGCTCGTGAGCGGATGGGCTTGGTCGACGGGGGAATCAAGGCGCTGTCGCCCGGGGTGAAGGCCGTCGGGCGAGCCAAAACGGTCGTTGTCCCGGCAGGTGACAACCTTGTGCTGCGACAGGCTCTCGAAGAAGTCGAGCCCGGAGACTTCATCATGGTCAACGGCCAGGGGCACACCGACCGTGCGCTGCTGGGGGAGCTCATGGCCGAACGCGCCCGCAAACGCGGCGCGGTCGGAATCGTTGCCGACGGAGCGCTGCGCGATGTCCGTGACCTCGAAGAGATGGGTTTCCCCGCATGGGCTCGGGCGGTGAATCCGGCGGGTCCGTATAAGAATGGTCCAGGGCAGATCGATGTGCCGGTGGCCATCGGACGCGTGGTGGTCGAGCCCGGTGACCTTGTCGTCGCCGATGACGACGGAATCGTCGTCGTTCCTTGGGCAGAAGCGGCCGAGACGCTCGGCCTCGCTCAAGCCGTTCAGAACGACGAAGCCAGTCGTCGGCAGAAGATCATCGGAGGTGACCTGACATGA
- a CDS encoding cyclase family protein — translation MEKTEHPNYAQLETNTPSGSSWGVFGDPDRGTANFAGATEVREAAAAVVRGEVFNLDYSLSAFDPPMARARRAPEHEILSAHSESRDDVLHEFFLQATSQVDGLRHRRASGHGFYDGVDDDAIQAGAPALGVQAWAERPIVGRGILLDIAGLLSDEGAPLDHRAGPVLEVDHLERACARQDVSVRSGDIVMVHTGWSSWFIGSGNEIRDEVRSGRRATGFRQSRDLARWIWDHKVATFATDTFAVEVLPVVEDSDFLETAPEDSGMMHQELIAKLGVPLGELWNLESLLADSEQTGRWDAMCIIKPLNLVGGVGSPPNATAIR, via the coding sequence ATGGAGAAGACTGAGCACCCGAACTATGCGCAGCTGGAGACGAATACCCCGTCCGGATCATCGTGGGGAGTCTTCGGCGATCCCGACCGGGGCACGGCCAACTTCGCCGGTGCTACCGAGGTGCGCGAAGCAGCTGCTGCGGTGGTCAGGGGCGAGGTGTTCAACCTCGACTATTCACTCAGTGCCTTCGACCCGCCGATGGCTCGCGCCAGGCGTGCACCGGAACACGAGATCCTGTCGGCTCACTCGGAGTCCCGAGATGATGTGCTCCATGAGTTCTTCCTGCAGGCGACGTCACAGGTCGATGGACTTCGGCACCGCCGAGCCTCCGGGCACGGATTCTACGACGGAGTGGACGACGACGCGATCCAGGCGGGCGCTCCCGCCCTTGGCGTCCAAGCCTGGGCAGAACGGCCGATCGTCGGCAGGGGAATCCTCCTCGACATCGCGGGCCTCCTCTCTGATGAGGGCGCACCGCTCGATCACCGAGCCGGCCCTGTCCTCGAGGTCGACCACTTGGAACGAGCGTGTGCACGGCAGGACGTGAGCGTTCGTTCCGGTGACATCGTCATGGTGCACACCGGTTGGTCCTCGTGGTTCATCGGCTCCGGCAACGAGATCCGCGATGAGGTCCGTTCCGGGCGGCGCGCCACCGGTTTCCGGCAGTCAAGGGACCTGGCGCGTTGGATCTGGGACCACAAGGTGGCGACCTTCGCCACCGATACGTTCGCTGTTGAGGTCCTGCCGGTCGTGGAGGACAGCGACTTCCTCGAAACTGCGCCGGAGGACAGCGGGATGATGCATCAGGAGCTCATCGCGAAGCTCGGAGTGCCGCTGGGGGAGCTGTGGAACCTTGAGTCGCTGCTCGCGGACTCCGAGCAGACCGGACGCTGGGACGCGATGTGCATCATCAAGCCGCTCAACCTCGTCGGAGGAGTCGGATCGCCACCGAACGCTACTGCGATTCGGTGA
- a CDS encoding TRAP transporter large permease subunit, with protein MIAIAALVAFIVVIIVWNAVVGRNIGEAMTLGFLAICIFAVFVGGTAETSVPAMIRTSITDALTEEIMFAALAFVFVSYALEHTPVLAKLVDLLNSLLGRFRGGHLYTTTVAGAIFGAIAHIGAAITAAVGSITIPWMKKAGVKPEIAATVASGLAGFGVSFPFSGTMFILVGGLVAQGAMESDEIVKPLFFAGLWALAYRLIIAFWIVRKYKIPVVPAAERLPVRTSLTKGWTTVLLAVPIAVPLLISFGPLATVLGEFTGVSSELAPGRELADGTVLDPTPYAMSDVISLLTWIPVLMIVCVLFLGRKSLPKSASGWWKLVQGSAPSFGVIGITIFAAFSASNLLGEMGLATELESLLALLAVPKWLMAIAIGAIIILIAVPLTASATMAAIGPVAVMTMASTGIPVPVAAAAALIFASTEGASPPSGAPIYVAAGIAEVDPGKTFIPLLKYYCVPLLGVGTLIALQILPV; from the coding sequence ATGATCGCCATCGCGGCTCTTGTCGCATTCATCGTCGTCATCATCGTCTGGAATGCGGTGGTCGGGCGCAATATCGGTGAAGCGATGACCTTGGGGTTCCTGGCTATCTGCATCTTCGCCGTCTTCGTCGGAGGAACGGCGGAGACTTCGGTACCCGCAATGATCAGGACATCGATCACTGATGCCTTGACCGAAGAGATCATGTTCGCGGCTCTAGCCTTCGTGTTCGTCTCCTACGCACTCGAACACACTCCGGTGCTGGCGAAGCTCGTCGATCTCCTCAACTCGCTCCTCGGCAGATTCCGCGGCGGTCATCTCTATACAACTACCGTTGCTGGGGCTATCTTCGGGGCAATCGCGCACATCGGCGCGGCAATCACTGCCGCCGTCGGTTCGATCACGATCCCATGGATGAAGAAGGCCGGCGTCAAACCTGAGATCGCAGCTACGGTAGCCTCAGGGCTGGCTGGCTTCGGCGTCAGCTTCCCGTTCTCGGGAACGATGTTCATCCTCGTCGGAGGACTTGTTGCCCAGGGGGCAATGGAATCCGACGAAATCGTCAAACCTTTGTTCTTCGCCGGTCTGTGGGCTCTGGCCTACCGTCTCATCATCGCCTTCTGGATCGTGCGAAAGTACAAGATCCCGGTTGTGCCCGCCGCGGAGCGCCTACCGGTCCGCACCAGTCTGACGAAGGGGTGGACGACGGTTCTCCTTGCCGTGCCGATCGCTGTTCCCCTGTTGATATCGTTCGGACCGCTCGCCACCGTGCTCGGTGAGTTCACCGGCGTAAGTTCGGAACTCGCACCGGGCCGTGAACTCGCCGACGGGACGGTCCTCGATCCGACGCCGTACGCTATGTCAGACGTCATCAGCCTGCTCACCTGGATCCCGGTCCTCATGATCGTGTGTGTTCTGTTCCTCGGGAGGAAATCTCTGCCGAAGAGTGCATCTGGCTGGTGGAAGCTGGTTCAGGGTTCTGCTCCGTCGTTCGGAGTCATCGGAATCACCATCTTCGCAGCGTTCTCAGCATCAAACCTTCTCGGCGAAATGGGTCTGGCGACCGAACTCGAATCCCTGCTCGCGCTCCTTGCGGTTCCGAAATGGCTCATGGCCATCGCCATCGGCGCGATCATCATCCTCATTGCAGTGCCGCTGACCGCCAGCGCAACCATGGCCGCTATCGGCCCGGTCGCCGTGATGACCATGGCGAGTACGGGTATACCGGTCCCTGTCGCGGCGGCAGCAGCGCTGATCTTCGCCTCGACTGAGGGGGCCTCGCCGCCATCGGGGGCACCGATCTATGTTGCGGCCGGCATCGCCGAGGTGGACCCAGGCAAGACATTCATCCCGCTGCTCAAGTACTACTGCGTGCCGCTGTTGGGTGTCGGCACACTCATCGCCCTCCAGATCCTTCCTGTCTGA
- a CDS encoding PEP/pyruvate-binding domain-containing protein, giving the protein MSLVQSFDSAAEPRLADLGGKGASLVTMTQAGMPVPPGFVVTTESFDSFVSESGIAEEIVTELGALNPDDVAEVDEISARIRSRLTDSEVPEAVRTATKTAFDELAAACGGEVPMAVRSSATAEDLPDASFAGQQDTYLWLTGYAAVTEHIRRCWASLYTSRAIIYRLKNNIPDEGLSMAVVVQKMVNAKTAGVAITMNPANGDRSKIAVDASWGVGETVVSGLVTPDNVLLDKITLQIVHEHIGEKHIELVPADGELAEREVPAARAEVRCLSDEELTEVATLAKRAEKHYKCPQDIEWALDRDLPDGENLLLLQSRPETVHSSAEKKTDREPDAASKPAAPAAASTGGIDLGSITASLMKKSG; this is encoded by the coding sequence ATGAGTCTCGTGCAATCATTCGACTCCGCAGCCGAACCCCGGCTGGCCGACCTCGGCGGCAAAGGCGCCTCACTGGTGACCATGACCCAGGCAGGAATGCCCGTGCCGCCCGGATTCGTCGTGACGACAGAATCCTTCGACAGCTTCGTCTCCGAATCCGGCATCGCCGAAGAGATCGTGACCGAACTCGGAGCACTCAATCCCGATGACGTCGCCGAGGTGGATGAGATCTCCGCGCGCATCCGCAGCCGACTCACCGACTCCGAGGTGCCCGAAGCGGTTCGAACAGCCACGAAGACCGCCTTTGACGAACTCGCTGCCGCCTGCGGGGGCGAAGTGCCCATGGCCGTGAGGTCCTCGGCCACGGCAGAGGACCTGCCCGATGCCAGCTTCGCCGGTCAGCAGGACACTTACCTGTGGCTGACGGGCTACGCCGCGGTGACCGAGCACATCCGCCGATGCTGGGCTTCCCTGTACACCTCCCGAGCCATCATCTACCGACTGAAGAACAACATCCCCGATGAGGGTCTGTCCATGGCCGTCGTCGTGCAGAAGATGGTGAATGCGAAGACCGCGGGAGTGGCGATCACGATGAACCCCGCCAACGGCGACCGGTCGAAGATCGCAGTCGATGCCTCTTGGGGAGTCGGGGAGACCGTTGTCTCCGGTCTCGTCACCCCCGACAATGTTCTGCTGGACAAGATCACCCTCCAGATCGTCCACGAACACATCGGGGAGAAGCACATCGAACTCGTCCCCGCCGACGGGGAGCTCGCCGAACGCGAAGTCCCGGCCGCCCGTGCCGAGGTCCGGTGCCTCTCCGACGAGGAGCTGACGGAGGTAGCGACTTTGGCCAAACGGGCGGAGAAACATTACAAATGTCCGCAGGATATCGAATGGGCGCTCGATCGGGACCTGCCCGACGGCGAGAACCTGCTCCTGCTGCAGTCCCGGCCGGAGACAGTGCATTCCTCTGCAGAGAAGAAGACCGACAGAGAGCCCGACGCAGCGTCGAAGCCGGCCGCACCGGCGGCAGCGTCGACCGGAGGAATCGACCTCGGCTCGATCACTGCCTCCCTGATGAAGAAGAGCGGCTGA
- a CDS encoding IclR family transcriptional regulator: MATQKSPMRSLERAIDVLEILDSSRGPLRLNEIARRAELPVATTQRILAVLESRDRVERDSNGYRPGIALTFGAHAFSTTNPLIRAARPVLIELASLTGLTSTLYREHNGQRVALSRAGIARNFGYELVVGSRLPLTTGGGKAILAQLDDESIRALCEESSMHDNTPDLHALLDDVSGIRARGFSISREEREPGVASVASAVPAEYGILAAIQITGTIDDFPEEKTHSMGRQVRQAAISIGHGLPESHPF; this comes from the coding sequence ATGGCCACCCAGAAATCGCCGATGAGATCGCTCGAGAGAGCCATCGACGTTCTCGAAATCCTCGACAGTTCAAGAGGGCCACTTCGCCTGAATGAGATCGCTCGCCGCGCAGAACTCCCAGTCGCCACAACTCAGCGCATTCTCGCTGTACTCGAGTCCCGCGATCGCGTCGAAAGGGACAGCAATGGCTACCGTCCAGGCATCGCACTGACCTTCGGCGCCCACGCCTTTTCCACGACCAACCCGCTGATCCGCGCAGCCCGACCGGTCCTCATCGAGCTCGCATCCCTGACCGGGCTGACATCCACCCTCTACCGAGAGCACAACGGACAGCGAGTCGCTTTGTCCCGCGCAGGAATTGCCCGCAACTTCGGCTACGAGCTAGTCGTCGGCTCGCGACTGCCCCTGACAACTGGCGGCGGAAAAGCGATCCTGGCCCAGCTTGACGACGAATCCATCAGAGCGCTATGCGAAGAGTCATCCATGCATGACAACACCCCCGACCTACACGCTCTGCTCGACGACGTCTCCGGTATCCGCGCGCGCGGCTTCTCCATCTCGAGAGAAGAGCGGGAACCGGGAGTTGCCAGCGTGGCCTCAGCCGTCCCTGCGGAATATGGAATCCTCGCTGCAATCCAGATCACCGGCACGATCGACGACTTCCCTGAAGAGAAGACGCACTCGATGGGACGCCAAGTCCGACAAGCCGCAATCTCGATCGGCCACGGACTCCCGGAGTCACACCCCTTCTGA
- a CDS encoding cytochrome P450, translating into MTLQSAAETGKCPYSGATQGSHHGYEPFDMKNPFPAYAEMRKEEPVMFDERVGYWVVTRYDDIKAVFEDWETFSSENAQAPVRKRGPQATKIMNDGGFTAYSGLSARIPPEHSRIREIVQKAFTPRRFKKLEPEIRDNVVSRVETMLERPDKDGEIIRDLAYDIPTITILTLIGADIGKVDTYKRWSDSRAAMTWGDLSDEEQIPHAHNLVEYWQECLSIVADAHEHGGDSMTADLVKAQSEGAEISDHEIASVLYSLLFAGHETTTTLIGNTLRVLLAHPDQWQTLIDDEKKIPAAVDEVLRYSGSIVGWRRKALKDAEVGGVKIAEGDELLLLMGSANRDESRFDGGEDFDISRPNAREHLSFGFGIHYCLGNMLAKLQAKICLQEITRLAPNLKLVDDADIDFRENLSFRVPTSVPVTW; encoded by the coding sequence ATGACTTTGCAATCCGCAGCAGAGACCGGCAAGTGCCCCTACAGCGGCGCGACTCAGGGGTCTCACCACGGGTACGAACCCTTCGACATGAAGAACCCCTTCCCGGCCTACGCCGAGATGCGCAAGGAAGAACCCGTGATGTTCGATGAGAGGGTCGGCTACTGGGTCGTCACGCGTTACGACGACATCAAGGCGGTCTTCGAAGACTGGGAGACCTTCTCCTCGGAGAACGCACAGGCCCCGGTGCGCAAACGCGGCCCGCAGGCCACGAAGATCATGAACGACGGCGGCTTCACCGCCTACTCGGGGCTCTCGGCACGTATCCCGCCCGAGCACTCCCGCATTCGTGAGATCGTGCAGAAGGCCTTCACGCCGCGACGCTTCAAGAAGCTCGAACCGGAGATCCGGGACAACGTCGTCAGTCGCGTCGAAACGATGCTGGAGCGTCCGGACAAGGACGGTGAGATCATCCGCGACCTCGCCTACGACATCCCAACCATCACCATCCTCACGCTCATCGGCGCCGATATCGGCAAGGTCGACACCTACAAGCGCTGGTCCGACTCACGGGCCGCCATGACGTGGGGCGACCTGTCGGATGAAGAGCAGATCCCACATGCCCACAACCTCGTCGAGTATTGGCAGGAATGCCTGAGCATCGTCGCCGATGCCCATGAGCACGGCGGAGACTCGATGACCGCCGACCTCGTCAAGGCGCAGTCCGAAGGCGCGGAGATCAGCGATCATGAGATCGCCTCCGTCCTCTACTCACTCCTCTTCGCCGGCCACGAAACCACGACGACGCTGATCGGCAACACCCTGCGAGTGCTGTTGGCTCATCCGGACCAGTGGCAGACGCTCATCGACGATGAGAAGAAGATCCCCGCAGCGGTCGACGAGGTGCTCAGGTATTCCGGCTCGATCGTCGGATGGCGCCGCAAAGCGCTGAAGGACGCCGAAGTGGGCGGAGTGAAGATCGCCGAAGGTGACGAACTGCTGCTGCTCATGGGTTCAGCCAACCGCGACGAATCCCGCTTCGACGGCGGAGAGGACTTCGACATCAGCCGGCCCAACGCCCGCGAACACCTGTCCTTCGGATTCGGCATCCACTACTGCCTGGGCAACATGCTCGCGAAGCTCCAAGCGAAGATCTGCCTGCAGGAGATCACCCGTCTGGCACCGAATCTGAAACTCGTCGACGACGCGGACATCGACTTCCGGGAGAATCTCTCGTTCCGCGTGCCCACATCCGTCCCGGTGACCTGGTGA
- a CDS encoding VOC family protein has translation MPTTPTHAPPPDALKTPVVDEKRLSTATGMDAVTLRVGDLEKMSNYYSNALAMESLEETSYDGEVHRVLGRGTTPLVKLVATPGLPGVDPKQAGLFHTAFLFDTKEALAATVAHAAQNTNSTFVGSSDHLVSQAFYFTDPEGNGIELYVDRARSEWTHSLDGEVQMDTLYLDPNRFLERHLNEDVLANTAAEAGIVGHVHLQVGNIAQAREFYVDAIGFEPSLSSMPGALFAAAGGYHHHVAMNTWNSRGAGPRAASLGLGDVAITVPGREDLDALVARLRAHNLDYADDGRSVHVTDPWGTQVTLATGASSIDEALAR, from the coding sequence ATGCCCACCACCCCCACCCATGCGCCGCCCCCTGACGCCCTGAAGACGCCTGTCGTCGATGAGAAGCGACTCAGCACGGCCACCGGTATGGACGCAGTGACCCTGCGCGTCGGCGATCTCGAGAAGATGTCGAACTACTACTCGAACGCCTTGGCGATGGAATCGCTCGAAGAGACTTCCTACGACGGCGAAGTCCACCGTGTGCTCGGTCGCGGCACCACTCCTCTGGTCAAGCTCGTGGCCACCCCGGGCCTGCCCGGCGTCGACCCCAAGCAGGCCGGGCTGTTCCACACAGCGTTCCTGTTCGATACCAAGGAAGCCCTGGCTGCAACGGTCGCCCACGCCGCGCAGAACACGAACAGCACCTTCGTCGGCTCCAGCGACCACTTGGTCAGCCAGGCTTTCTACTTCACCGACCCCGAAGGCAACGGCATCGAACTCTACGTCGACCGCGCTCGTTCGGAATGGACGCATTCTCTCGACGGTGAGGTCCAGATGGACACGCTCTACCTCGATCCGAACCGATTCCTCGAACGCCACCTCAACGAGGATGTCCTCGCGAACACTGCTGCGGAGGCCGGAATCGTGGGCCACGTCCACCTGCAGGTCGGCAACATCGCGCAGGCTCGCGAGTTCTATGTCGACGCGATCGGCTTCGAGCCCTCCCTGTCATCGATGCCCGGAGCCCTCTTCGCAGCAGCTGGCGGATACCACCATCATGTCGCCATGAACACCTGGAACAGCCGCGGTGCCGGCCCCAGGGCCGCCAGTCTCGGTCTCGGCGATGTTGCGATCACCGTTCCCGGCCGTGAGGACCTCGACGCCCTGGTCGCACGACTGCGTGCGCACAACCTCGATTACGCCGATGACGGACGTTCCGTTCACGTCACCGATCCGTGGGGCACTCAGGTCACCCTGGCCACCGGAGCCAGCTCCATCGACGAGGCGCTGGCTCGCTGA